Proteins encoded by one window of Vitis riparia cultivar Riparia Gloire de Montpellier isolate 1030 chromosome 11, EGFV_Vit.rip_1.0, whole genome shotgun sequence:
- the LOC117924542 gene encoding RING-H2 finger protein ATL13-like, which produces MLKKLPGVLHLGLDFLVVADGTLDIRGFRPKVAVLVSFLHLSFENMDSVLFQIQEKAFNSPSESPAFLSQSPPPPANFQSGDYNLNSKVSPSILLIIIILAIIFFVSGLLHLLVRFLLRQPNREPEDLDNVTALQGQLQQLFHLHDAGVDQSFIDTLPVFLYKAIIGAKNPFDCAVCLCEFEAEDKLRLLPKCSHAFHMECIDTWLLSHSTCPLCRASLLPDFSPNDICSPIVLVLESGSESSREIVSDRHSALGTNNSVLRTNSHLGCNDNEFGSIRIDPSYKSCEIVAKEEAPAAALLLDSGEKVVPVKLGKFKNVDGGGEGSSTSNVDERRCFSMGSFEYVMDENSSLQVPIRTPVKKTSTKRRSLPLTPGGRMAMSECDCESRREFSGFDAVKGGDTHMGSSSSIVTGTNGNGNAIGRSKRESFSISKIWLRGKKEIPSSRTVDSSRRAFSYRFPVHSSSAAADDLKLKNVTSSTGRTVSELEIGRWENGGSELGCDEEIQSCNSLDSQANPPSFARRTLLWLMGRQNKVVHSSFPPNV; this is translated from the coding sequence ATGCTCAAGAAACTGCCAGGGGTTCTCCATTTGGGCTTGGATTTCCTTGTGGTGGCTGATGGGACTCTTGATATCAGAGGATTCAGGCCTAAAGTTGCAGTCTTGGTGAGTTTTCTTCATCTTTCCTTTGAGAATATGGATTCGGTTCTCTTTCAAATCCAAGAGAAAGCCTTTAATTCTCCATCAGAGTCACCAGCTTTCCTTTCTCAGTCTCCGCCCCCTCCAGCCAATTTTCAGTCTGGTGATTACAATTTGAACAGCAAGGTTAGCCCAAGTATTTTGCTCATTATTATAATTCTAGccatcattttctttgtttctggTTTGCTTCACCTCCTTGTTAGATTTCTCCTGAGACAACCCAATAGAGAACCTGAAGATTTGGATAACGTGACTGCCCTTCAAGGGCAGTTACAGCAGCTATTTCATCTCCATGATGCCGGTGTTGATCAGTCTTTCATAGATACCCTTCCTGTCTTCCTTTACAAAGCCATTATAGGAGCCAAAAACCCATTTGACTGTGCTGTTTGTTTGTGTGAATTTGAGGCTGAGGACAAGCTTAGATTGTTACCAAAGTGTAGCCATGCCTTTCACATGGAGTGTATAGACACATGGCTTTTGTCTCACTCTACCTGCCCTCTCTGCAGAGCCAGCTTGCTTCCTGATTTCTCTCCAAATGATATCTGTTCACCCATTGTTCTTGTTCTTGAATCTGGGAGTGAGAGCTCAAGAGAGATTGTTTCAGACAGACATAGTGCCCTTGGCACAAACAATTCTGTTCTCAGGACAAATTCCCATCTGGGCTGTAATGACAATGAATTTGGGTCTATCCGCATTGACCCTTCATATAAATCATGTGAAATCGTGGCGAAGGAGGAGGCCCCTGCTGCGGCTCTACTGCTGGATTCAGGGGAAAAAGTTGTTCCCGTAAAGCTTGGGAAGTTCAAGAATGTTGATGGGGGTGGGGAGGGCAGCAGTACCAGTAATGTGGATGAAAGAAGGTGCTTCTCTATGGGGTCTTTTGAGTATGTAATGGATGAAAATTCTTCACTGCAAGTGCCCATCAGAACCCCGGTAAAGAAAACCTCCACTAAGAGGCGTTCTCTGCCATTAACACCCGGTGGCAGAATGGCCATGTCTGAATGTGATTGTGAATCAAGAAGAGAATTCAGTGGTTTTGATGCAGTTAAAGGCGGTGACACTCATATGggtagtagtagtagtattGTTACAGGGACTAATGGAAACGGGAATGCTATAGGGAGGAGTAAAAGAGAGAGCTTCTCAATATCAAAGATCTGGCTCCGGGGGAAGAAGGAGATTCCAAGTTCAAGGACAGTGGATTCTTCAAGGCGGGCTTTCTCTTACCGATTTCCAGTGCATTCAAGTAGTGCTGCTGCTGATGATTTGAAGTTGAAGAATGTTACTAGCAGCACCGGGAGGACTGTTTCTGAGCTTGAAATTGGGAGGTGGGAAAATGGAGGGAGTGAATTGGGTTGTGATGAGGAAATTCAGAGCTGTAACAGTTTGGATTCTCAAGCAAATCCGCCATCTTTTGCAAGGAGGACTTTGCTTTGGCTCATGGGAAGGCAAAACAAGGTTGTTCATTCATCCTTCCCACCCAATGTCTAA